Proteins encoded together in one Drosophila gunungcola strain Sukarami chromosome 2R unlocalized genomic scaffold, Dgunungcola_SK_2 000013F, whole genome shotgun sequence window:
- the LOC128256082 gene encoding probable H/ACA ribonucleoprotein complex subunit 1, whose translation MGFGRPRGGGGGGGRGFRGGGGGGGGGGGFRSNGGGGGGFSRGGGGRGGGRGAFDNGPPERVIPLGSYVYSCQNDLVCKVGIQDVPYFNAPIFLENKEQVGKIDEIFGTVRDYSVSIKLSDNVYANSFKPNQTLYIDPGKLLPIARFLPKPPQPKGAKKAFTNNRGGGGGGFGNRGGSRGGGGRGGGGFGGGGRGGGGFRGGSRGGGGGGGGGFGRGRGGGGGGGGRGRW comes from the exons atgggATTTGGTAGACCTcgtggcggcggtggtggcggcggaAGAGGATTtcgtggcggcggcggcggcggaggaggaggtggtggctTCAGATCcaacggcggcggcggcggaggattCAGCAGAGGAGGAGGTGGACGTGGTGGCGGCCGAGGAGCCTTCGATAATG gACCTCCGGAGAGAGTTATTCCCCTAGGAAGCTACGTTTATTCGTGCCAAAACGACCTTGTGTGCAAAGTTGGAATCCAGGATGTCCCATATTTCAATGCTCCAATCTTTCTCGAAAACAAGGAACAAGTAGGCAAAATCGACGAGATCTTTGGAACAGTTCGTGACTACAGCGTGTCCATCAAACTGTCGGATAATGTCTATGCGAACAGCTTTAAACCGAATCAGACATTGTATATCGACCCTGGAAAGCTATTACCAATCGCAAGATTTCTACCCAAACCTCCACAGCCGAAAGGAGCAAAGAAAGCATTCACAAATAACCGCGGTGGAGGCGGCGGTGGATTTGGAAACAGAGGAGGTTCCCGCGGAGGAG GTGGTCGAGGTGGAGGCGGATTCGGCGGCGGTGGACGAGGTGGTGGCGGATTCAGAGGAGGATCTCGTGGaggtggcggcggcggaggcggaggatTCGGCCGAGGAagaggaggtggtggtggcggtggtggtcGTGGTCGATGGTAG
- the LOC128256069 gene encoding trichohyalin isoform X1, which yields MSTSTSTSTKIDRESSARLRLDMMEQPVDARQQQRHRRRLGRSHREPTPVTDVLPQDDASPEHFPDPSPQMVRMQIRPPGTLSAHESKILRKRDKSFASSTARSQSQPREAEKLSSPDANHLIKHRSLSSPRHKEESSESELTTGSSSQQQRAMAIPNLGQTQDTLTRLEQNLQRFEDERRRFDAEKRLFEREKREHKMRHRQQLDNEEKKRLLQSYRKLSDRIQLPQDEEERRRLIHSLRLQRQEAPKARARNRSSGYEESSTQFSSSEAEAVEEIHARPRPPKIPQGYVAAPIRGAPPPPPATAPPKPPERQSVSRNNSLSPVRPQRRSKTPEQRQEISRKHEYVEVGESRAEVPKPRMTEADQQAELMQKYMEAAERAEKAEAALAAQNLAAEGVRRSHSLRLADKEEKPPKRSSSLERPLRASLRSGGSLESEEPQGADVTIPEPEAESEADQMPYRCPSPIPMAEPKSSFWQRIKNIFRRKKEVKSKDVTDLPTVSQPEKLASRVFLYHLRLEAAHEWRRLKLDYPQRVDELRQLRNKCIAYLICLTMLLGFGGLMFRYTEGASEDIYKCEVRKVKRDFVDKLWDVSHNMREEDWKSLARQKLRKFEDELNTLAELGLRRFPGQKSWNFVNCFIFCWTVITTIGYGHITPKTNLGRSLTIVYAIIGIPMFLIVLADLGKLFTRCVKFLWAYVRRVYYTRSCRRIRKQQQIRDAMTGFNTVYDMAIRRPSMFFGKSGEENDEESQADAEAGRSLGTSHPETPTSPYPETFEVDDEFNLPVSVASLLLISYILLGTFGYTLVESDWSPLDAFYYVFISMSTIGFGDLVPGNPFYVMVSMIYLIFGLALTSMFINVVQIKLSDHFKRASAKVGATIGMNMASEFGDEGGSQVKTPSELASVHGSRLDRIEEDGQEANGHSSSPLPPLTSILRAPRPLSPAFSTVDANGAEAGAGDADGNVSPPPLLPRRQVSVEPQPPAEGENKKKKKHRFF from the exons ATGAGCACGAGCACGAGCACGAGCACAAAGATAGATCGCGAAAGTAGCGCACGGTTGCGGCTGGACATGATGGAGCAGCCAGTGGACgccaggcagcagcagcgccatCGACGCCGCCTGGGTCGCAGCCACCGGGAGCCGACGCCCGTCACCGATGTCCTGCCGCAGGACGATGCCAGTCCCGAGCACTTCCCGGATCCCTCGCCCCAAATGGTGCGCATGCAAATACGACCGCCTGGCACTCTATCCGCCCACGAGAGCAAGATCCTGCGGAAGCGGGACAAGAGCTTCGCCAGCTCCACGGCACGCAGTCAGTCGCAGCCGCGGGAGGCGGAGAAACTGAGTAGTCCGGATGCCAACCATCTCATTAAGCATCGCAGTCTATCCTCGCCGCGCCACAAGGAGGAGTCCAGCGAGAGTGAGCTGACCaccggcagcagcagccagcagcagAGGGCCATGGCCATCCCGAATCTCGGTCAGACCCAGGATACCCTCACCCGATTGGAGCAGAACCTGCAGAGGTTCGAGGACGAACGCAGGCGTTTCGATGCCGAGAAACGGCTTTTTGAGCGCGAGAAGCGGGAGCACAAGATGCGCCACCGCCAGCAGCTGGACAATGAGGAGAAGAAGCGACTCCTGCAGAGCTACCGCAAGCTCAGCGATCGCATCCAGCTGCCGCaggacgaggaggagcgcCGCCGCCTCATCCACAGCCTGCGGCTTCAGAGGCAGGAGGCACCCAAGGCTCGGGCTCGGAATCGCAGCAGCGGATACGAGGAGTCCTCCACCCAATTCAGTTCCTCCGAAGCTGAGGCGGTGGAGGAGATTCATGCCAGGCCACGACCCCCCAAGATTCCCCAGGGCTATGTGGCAGCTCCGATTCGAGGGGccccaccgccaccaccagcCACTGCCCCACCCAAACCACCGGAAAGACAGTCCGTGAGTCGCAACAACTCCCTGTCGCCCGTGAGACCCCAACGAAGGTCCAAGACTCCGGAGCAACGGCAGGAGATCAGCCGGAAGCACGAGTACGTGGAGGTGGGCGAGTCTAGAGCAGAGGTGCCAAAGCCCAGGATGACGGAGGCGGATCAGCAGGCGGAGCTGATGCAGAAGTACATGGAGGCAGCCGAACGGGCGGAAAAAGCAGAGGCTGCACTGGCGGCCCAAAATCTAGCGGCGGAGGGAGTGCGTCGCAGCCACAGCTTGAGATTGGCCGATAAGGAAGAGAAGCCGCCGAAGCGCAGTTCCAGCTTAGAGCGTCCGCTGAGAGCCAGCCTGAGATCGGGCGGCAGTCTGGAAAGTGAGGAACCTCAAGGCGCCGATGTAACTATTCCTGAGCCAGAAGCTGAGTCAGAAGCTGACCAGATGCCATACAGATGCCCATCACCCATCCCAATGGCCGAACCCAAGTCATCCTTCTGGCagcgaataaaaaatatattccgaCGAAAGAAAGAGGTTAAAAGTAAAGATGTCACAGATTTACCCACAGTAAGCCAGCCGGAGAAGTTGGCCTCCAGGGTCTTTCTCTACCACCTACGCCTGGAAGCTGCTCACGAATGGCGGCGCCTGAAGTTGGACTACCCCCAGCGGGTGGATGAGCTGCGTCAGCTGCGCAACAAGTGCATTGCCTACCTCATCTGCCTGACCATGCTGCTGGGATTCGGAGGACTCATGTTCCGCTACACGGAGGGCGCCTCGGAGGACATCTACAAGTGCGAGGTGCGCAAGGTCAAGCGGGATTTCGTCGACAAACTCTGGGACGTCAGTCACAACATGAG AGAGGAGGACTGGAAATCTCTGGCGCGTCAGAAGCTGCGCAAATTCGAGGACGAACTGAATACCCTGGCCGAGCTGGGACTGCGCCGCTTTCCGGGACAAAAGTCGTGGAACTTTGTCAACTGCTTTATCTTCTGCTGGACCGTAATCACAACCATAG GATACGGCCACATCACTCCAAAGACGAACCTGGGCCGGTCGCTGACCATCGTCTACGCCATCATCGGCATCCCCATGTTCCTGATCGTGCTGGCCGATCTGGGAAAGCTCTTCACGCGCTGCGTCAAGTTCTTGTGGGCGTATGTGCGGCGCGTGTACTACACCCGATCCTGCCGGAGGATCcggaagcagcagcagatccgCGACGCGATGACAGGGTTCAATACGGTCTACGACATGGCCATTCGGCGGCCCAGCATGTTCTTTGGGAAGTCGGGCGAGGAGAACGACGAGGAGTCGCAGGCGGATGCGGAGGCGGGCCGATCGCTGGGTACCTCGCACCCGGAGACGCCCACGTCGCCGTATCCGGAGACCTTCGAGGTGGACGATGAGTTCAACCTGCCGGTGTCGGTGGCCTCTCTCCTGCTCATCTCGTACATCCTGCTGGGAACCTTCGGCTACACGCTGGTGGAGTCGGACTGGTCGCCCCTGGACGCCTTCTACTACGTCTTCATCTCGATGTCCACCATCGGCTTTGGCGATTTAGTGCCCGGCAATCCCTTCTACGTGATGGTCAGCATGATCTACTTGATCTTCGGTCTGGCCCTCACCTCCATGTTCATCAACGTGGTGCAGATCAAGCTGAGCGACCACTTCAAGCGGGCCAGTGCCAAGGTGGGCGCCACCATCGGCATGAACATGGCCAGCGAGTTCGGGGATGAGGGCGGCTCGCAGGTGAAGACGCCCTCGGAGCTGGCCTCGGTGCACGGCTCGCGGCTGGACAGGATCGAGGAGGATGGCCAGGAGGCGAACGGCCACAGTAGCTCCCCCCTGCCGCCGCTGACCTCCATCCTGCGTGCCCCACGTCCTCTCTCGCCAGCGTTTAGCACGGTGGATGCCAACGGCGCTGAAGCTGGCGCTGGGGATGCTGATGGCAATGTCAGTCCGCCGCCTCTTCTGCCCAGGCGACAGGTATCCGTGGAGCCACAGCCGCCGGCGGAGGGGGAAaacaagaagaagaaaaagcataGATTCTTCTAG